In Phoenix dactylifera cultivar Barhee BC4 unplaced genomic scaffold, palm_55x_up_171113_PBpolish2nd_filt_p 000480F, whole genome shotgun sequence, the genomic window TTAAAATTTGAGAGGAGGCAACTGCAAAATTTGGTTTGAGTTTTATAATTGATGAGGCTGTTAATGCAGTCAGATGCATTAGGATGCGGCTCACGAGTAGTTAGTTCGGCATCCTTTCAGATTCTATCATTTATATCACATAAATTTGCAACCTCAGTAATCTTGCTTCAAAATTTTTCCCAGAATAATTACAAATTATAGATGTTCATAGATCATTTGTTTTGTAGCAAATTTAGGAAAAGTGTGTTAAAGATGTGCCAGTAGTAGCATAATTAGTTACTAGGCTACTAGCAAATTTTTTGGTTACGTGCGTCAAATGCTATAGTATAGCTGGCCAACTTACAAATGGTAACTCATACTTGCTTTGAAGGCTTTGGAAAAAGAGAGGATGCGGGCCATGATATTTGTTGAAAATTTGAAATGGTGAGAAAAGTATAGAAAATTTCCTGATGGATCACGTTAAAAAATACCTGTCGAGATGTGTTTGATGAGAGTCATTTAAATGGTTCTGATTGTTATGATATGAATGACAGCCAGTAGTGTAAATACGAAATCTATGTTATGTATTCTGTTCTTAAATTGGATTCTAACTAATTTTTGAgcccaagaagtttcttgatAACTATGGTCCATTCACCATCTTCTTAGAACTCACTGCTTAATCTCTGCCACTTCTTTTATGTTCCGTTGAGATTCATATGTTTAAACTGCAAgatgcttaaaatttaaattcgcAAAGAGATTCTAATTCTTATTCTAATCTTAGGACCCAAAAGGAGCCGCCTTCAACACTAATGTGGATTTTGTTTTTGATTTCCCAGGTTTGGCTTTTGTTACTCTGTGACTTTTAACTATATTTTTGTGACAATTTATGTAGTACGTATTCTTATGCTATGGGCCATTGTATTGGTGCAGCATTATGACAGGAGGGGCCAACATGATATCGCACTAGCTAAAATTGATGAGGCTATCGAACACACTCCAACTGCGATTGATTTATATTCTGTTAAGGTCTGTAAACTTTATTTTTGAGTCATCAATCTTTCTCAAAATTACCCATCATTCTTGACAATCTATTGTTTTGTAGTATCTTCTGAATGAACAGTGTCCTTATTTCCATGTGCAAGTATCTTTATTTAGTTAAATCTGTTCCAGTGAtttgttgtatttgtgttctaaatCCTGCATAATGCATATATTGTAATAAAACAATGACTCATTCTGCACTCATaagaaattcaaatttcaaaggtTCCAGTTTGAATAATAATCACTCATTGGAAGTCTTGCATATCTTGTACATGCTCTGCAGAACTTGATAGGTGACAATTTCTATGTCCATGCTTCTACCTTCTCCTTTGGGCAGTCGTTGGTGTTGTCATACTGGCAAAAAAACTTGTATTCACTCTGCACTATTTAAAAATGAAGTACTAGTATTAGATTCCGTAAGCATTTGTGATGAATTTTGCTGAAGTTTTTCAGATTTCCAGATTTTTACCTGTATTAAGAAATTTGCAAGCTATTTTATTCCTTTTTGGGTTAATCCAAACTCTTTCTAAATTTGTGATGAATTTGCCGAAGTTCTGCCGATTTACAATTTTTACCTCTAGCTGAACTATTCTTGAATTGGAAAAATGTCATTATTAGAACCTTGCTGCAGGGCCCTATCACTCTTGGCCAATTCATTGCTGCTTGCACATATATGACTAGGAATACTGTCTTGCACAAGTGTCGCTCCGAACTGTAGCCTGTGGATTCCTAATGAGCCAGAAGTTTGGAGAATGCAGTGTAATCAAGTGCACACCTCTTCATGCCACTGCATGGATCTTGCTTGTAATCTCTAATGACCGAGATAATCAATTAATGAAAACCTCTTTCTCTTATCAGAATCATTGCATGAGAGCATCACTGCCTCTTCCAGCGTGATATAAGGTTTCAATAACACTAATAAACCTGAAGCACAATTCCTCGAAAACAATTATCGTAACAATCATTGTTAGTTCTTTTTTGCATTAACAAAAATGTGaggtttattttaaaataaaatattcgaCAGCTTTAGTGGCTATTATTAGTAAttctgcaaaataaaaaaataataatgattgCTGACTATGCCATTATTAGTTGAATTAATAACTAATAGTGTTGATGATAGCCACATAATGTGCATTTTTTAAATGCCTGATGTGAAGGAAAAGGAGGTGACAGAAAATATTATGATGGTTTTTACTAACTTTTGTGGACACTCAAAACATTTTTAATCAGAACAAGAAagtattttgttttatccttgtGAACTACGTTATCAATTTATAACACTCTGTTCATGAGTTTATTTATGTCATTACTGTGTGGTTAATTTAAAAGTGTGTTAGATGTACATCAATGTATTGGTCGCACAACCTTCTGATGTGTTGGTCTTAAATAACTGATGGTGGGGTTCGCATGGAGCACAATTCATGATATTGTTGGTGTCTCTTGCTTGTAGATAGGACAATTTTATGGTATAATGATTCTTATAGTTTGGAGATATCCTGTTATATTATACGCATAATGAAAATCTAAGAAATAATTTTAGTTTAATTGGTATTTCATCACCATAAGCCTTACATTATGTTATAACTAGTGAAAATCATTGCAATAGCATTTTCCCCCAAAATCAGTCATATACAATAACAAAATAATATTACATAATTGTAGAGTGTAGACTGTTAATTAGTTAGTTAAACTTTGATTAGATTTATATTTTCACATGCTCCTCTACCTGCACGTGCAGCATGTGCCAAGCTACTAGTCTGATAAAAACAGGGAGTTTTCACCGCAAAACTAAaccttaagttctaattgatctctttaaaaaaaattaaaattgaacTGGCATTAGACATATTCTGCAAGATATTAAAATGGAACTGATTAAGAACCCTCCACAATGAGGTTTGGCCATTACATCTTATATGTCTCCTTTTGACATCATAGTTCAGCCCATCTGAATTCATCTGAGCTACTCTATAAGTCtttctatgttttgattttcttattgATCATGGATCATTTAATTTCAACAATCTCGAGAAGTCAGGATCATGGTTTGGAAGTTTGGCAATCATAATACACTACTAGATGGTAATGTACTTTGTCATGTGCTTATATGACAAGTAAATTGATGTTAATCTTTTACTTAGAAATAGCAAATCAATCATCTTGTACATTAACATACTATATTTGTCATCACAGGGAAGAATATTAAAGCATGCAGGTGATttagctgctgctgctgctttggcagatgaagctAGGTCTATGGATCTTGCTGACCGTTACTTAAACAGTGAATGTGTCATGCGCATGCTTCAGGCTGATCAGGTACATTGAAAGATCCAAAACCAAAGATCTTCTGCCTACTATGTTGTGCGGTTCTTGTCTTTCTTATGTGGAACTAAATTTTCTTGAAATCTTTGGTTGATTAAGGTTGGGTTAGCAGAGAAAACTGCTGTGTTATTTACAAAGGATGGAGATCAGCACAATAACCTGCATGACATGCAATGCATGTGGTGTGTTGTTGTTACTTTATTTGCCAAGTTTTAGTTTTCTTTATGTTATTCTTATGTGATTCATGTGTTGTGGGAAGGTATGAACTTGCTTCTGGCGAGAGTTACTTTCGTCAAGGTGATTTGGGGCGGGCTCTGAAAATGTTCTTGGCTGTTGAGAAACATTATGCAGACATGACTGAGGATCAATTTGACTTCCATTCTTACTGTCTACGTAAAATGACCCTGCGTGCCTATGTGTCGATGTTGAAGTTTCAAGATAAGTTGCATTCACATGAGTACTTTCATAAAGCCGCAGCAGGAGCTATCAGGTGAAGCTGCCATTTAGtataatttagttatttatttaacTGAACTCTTGAATGTATACTGCTAAGATGCACTTTCTAATGCCTCAACTTTCCTATTCACTGTAATCTTGATTGTTAGCAATGAAATTTTTGGTAATCTTTGTCTCATCGCCATCTCATTTATCTACAATTGCAATCCGATTTAGTTATGCTATGTGCTTGTATCTTAATTAGTTCTATATGCTTCCCTTTTTTCTAAAGAATATGGTGGTCATTCACCACTACTCAGGTTTGAACCTGAGACCTCTCACTTGCTGAGGAAGGTACCAACCATCTGAGATGACAGTTGTTGGCAATCAGTTCTGCTTGCTTGAGATTAAATTTACTTGTATGTTATGTTTTCTCTCCTCATGTCAGCTGCCCTTTTTTTGTGTGCCCAGGTATATTTTAGCTGCATGTTGTCTTGCTATGGCTAATGTCTTTAATGAAGTATTGGTCGTGTTTCACATTCTTATTTCTTTCCATTTATTCCCTTGCAAGCATCTAGTCTCATTTCTcatatttttcttctataaAATGTTTTGGTTCTTGGTACATAGTTTGTCTTTTAAAATGTATGATGTGCTGAAATTTGGATTAAAAAAGAATAGGGGGTATAATTTTCTTGTTCCATATCTTTAGGAGGTTACTTGAAAATATTCCTAGTTTGTTCTCTATGAAAGAAAATGCTGAATGTAGAAGGCATGCTGTTGCTCATTGGAGTCATTAATTATGCTATATGATACTGGATGCTACTTCAGTTTGCTTATGCTGTAGTGTTGTGTGTTTTTGTGTAGTTCTGTCTTATCATTCAACTTTTAGAAAATGtgttaattatatattacttaTGTAAGTGTAGATGCTATATGAAGTTGCATGATTCTCCAATAAAGGCAACAACAAAAGAGGGCGATGATATGTCAAAGTTGCCTCCTTCACAAAGGAAGAAACtgagacaaaaacaaaaaaaagctgAAGCTCGTGCAAAGAAAGTAATATTGCCACTCTTTTTTGTCTTAGAAATTTTACAATCTAGCTGTTTTCTGTGATAATATTCTCGACATCTTTTAGGAGGCTGAAGAAAAAACTGAGGAGGAAACAACTTCTGGCTCATCAAAGTCTGGAAAGCGACAACATGCCAGACCTGTTGATTTAGATCCTCACGGGCAAAAGTTATTGCAGGTAATTGTTAATGTGGATTTTTGGTTAATCTGAGTTCCATGGTGTGTTACTCATGCTGAAAAGCCTCCTCCATCCCCTTCTTTGGTGTGGATTTACTACTTCTGCGGGATCAAATGTCTTACACCACTGGACCTGTAGCCAGCCAGTGGTTAATTCTGAAttttgtgtgtatatatatatatatatatatatatacagtaAGTGAGGCAGTTGGCACTCAAATTATCAGGTTAAGCAAATTTCAAGTGGTTGGCATCGGATGGTTATCATCTGAATAAGTGTGTTGATACATTATTTTGGAAGGCAGGTCGAGGATCCATTATTGGAAGCTACAAAGTATTTGAAGTTGCTCCAAAATAACTCTGCAAGCTCATTAGAAACACACATTCTTTCTTTCGAGCTAAACATGAGAAAGCAAAAGATTTTACTTGCTTTTCAGGTAACTCCATATTCAATGGCAAATATTGAACTCTCATTCCTTGATACTTGATACATGTTCTTCaagatatgtatatgtatgtatgcagttATTCACCAAATCTCTTTAGACCTTGATATTTACGCTTCTTCCAAATGATTGGAAATGTATTTACTTGTATTTAGATTGTTTCAGATATTTTCTTAGGTACCTGTTGAAATGAACTAAGAAAAAAACATAAGTATGCCACATCTGTTGTTGTACAATTGATTAATGTAGCCTGAGTTATCTATCTAGTGAGTCTGTGTGATGGAAAGAGCAAAATTTAGGTGTCAACAGCTGAGATATCTAGGCTCAGCTGTAATCTTTGATGTTTGCAAGTTCTGaccaagaaaagaggaaaacagAAGCAAATCCTGAATCAGGTTCATTTGTCTATTGAACTTGAGTTCAATCAGTCACGTCTCCTGTTGTATCAAACATGCTAAGACTTGCGTGTACTTGTCATATCTTCCATCACATTGACCGAGGCATTACTTTATGTGAACATATAACTAAATCTTTTATTTTAACTCTTTTATCTTAATGCTTGTATATTTTCAGGCTGTCAAGCAGCTGCTTAAGTTGGATGAGAACAATCCTGATTGCCATCGGTGTTTGGTATGTCACCCCAGAAGTTATTATATAAGTTTCAGTGTACCTAAATCTTTTAAAGTTCTCTGATTACTTCCATGACGTATCTGGAAATGATTTTTCACAGATAAGATTCTTTCATAGAGTTAGCAGTTTTCCTGCCCCAAAAACTGACACACAGAAACTAATTTGGAGTGTCCTAGAATCGGAACGACGAGACATAAGGTTATCACTGCAAGCCCCTTTGTTGTTACGAATTTGCCTTTTCTTTTGGAATGTATGCGAGTGTTCTAGCTTTTTTCTTTTGCAGCCAGTTGCATGGGAAGTCACTTATTGAAGTTAACCAATCCTTCCTTGAGAATCACAAAGGTTTTGTTCTTGTGCCGTATGTGTTTTCTTAGATTATAATCCCATAGTGGTATTGATTTAATTTGTATGGAAAAACAGATTCTTTGATGCATAGAGCTGCAGCTGCAGAAATGCTACTTGTTCTGGAGCCAGAAAAGAAGCTTGAGGCAATTAAGCTAATTGAAGATTCGACAAACAAACTGGCACCAGTGTAAAGTTCTCTCAAATTGTCAATAATCATATATTCAACATAGATTCTGCAAATTTTGAAGCAAAAACGAAATGATCCTTGAATTCTCGTTAGCAGAGATGGGGCACAGGGACCAGTCAGGGAATGGAAACTTGATGACTGTATTGCAGTCCACAAATTGCTTGAAACAGTATTTATTGATGAAGATGCTGCTTCCAGTGAGTGCCTCAATGCATGAAGTTCATTAAGTCTTCTATATTCATGCtgcaatatatttaaaattataggagtttgattgtgaatatgTTTACTAGGTACAGAATATCTTTCTaccttttgcttattttttttttcctctgtaGGATGGAAAGCACGATGTGCAGAATATTTTCCATACTCAACATATTTTGGAGGCTGCAGGAGCTcagttgtttcttattctttaaatCACAACGTACAGAATGCACCGGAAAATGGAGTTCTGGCCTATCAAGAAGCTAAAAAAGAAGAGACTCGCTCGTTGAATGGGAAATTGCATGCCTTTAAGGAC contains:
- the LOC103709432 gene encoding N-terminal acetyltransferase A complex auxiliary subunit NAA15-like; its protein translation is MGSSLPPKEANLFKVIVKSYETKQYKKGLKAADAILKKFPEHGETLSMKGLILNCMDRKSEAYELVRRGLKNDLKSHVCWHVYGLLYRSDREYREAIKCYRNALKIDPDNIEILRDLSLLQAQMRDLSGFVETRQQLLTLKPNHRMNWIGFAVSHHLNSNGSKAIEILEAYEGTLEDDYPPENERYEHGEMLLYKISLLEECGLPDKALEEMHRKEAKIVDKLAYKEQMASMLVKLGRVEEGEKLYRSLLFMNSDNYRYFMGLQKCLGLYSERGQYTSDEVERLDALYKSLKEQYSWSSAVKRIPLDFLEGDKFWEAADFYIRPLLTKGVPSLFSDLSPLYDHPGKACILEQLFLQLEDSIKKTGCFPGRTQKEPPSTLMWILFLISQHYDRRGQHDIALAKIDEAIEHTPTAIDLYSVKGRILKHAGDLAAAAALADEARSMDLADRYLNSECVMRMLQADQVGLAEKTAVLFTKDGDQHNNLHDMQCMWYELASGESYFRQGDLGRALKMFLAVEKHYADMTEDQFDFHSYCLRKMTLRAYVSMLKFQDKLHSHEYFHKAAAGAIRCYMKLHDSPIKATTKEGDDMSKLPPSQRKKLRQKQKKAEARAKKEAEEKTEEETTSGSSKSGKRQHARPVDLDPHGQKLLQVEDPLLEATKYLKLLQNNSASSLETHILSFELNMRKQKILLAFQAVKQLLKLDENNPDCHRCLIRFFHRVSSFPAPKTDTQKLIWSVLESERRDISQLHGKSLIEVNQSFLENHKDSLMHRAAAAEMLLVLEPEKKLEAIKLIEDSTNKLAPVDGAQGPVREWKLDDCIAVHKLLETVFIDEDAASRWKARCAEYFPYSTYFGGCRSSVVSYSLNHNVQNAPENGVLAYQEAKKEETRSLNGKLHAFKDLTI